The following coding sequences are from one Anguilla anguilla isolate fAngAng1 chromosome 12, fAngAng1.pri, whole genome shotgun sequence window:
- the pcyt1ab gene encoding phosphate cytidylyltransferase 1, choline, alpha b, whose amino-acid sequence MEAHSSERLLSRKRRKEGSNGEAEEGERPGKAPRLTVGLTDPAPFADQLEPATTPYQRVSMEEAQRGTPLDRPVRVYADGIFDLFHSGHARALMQAKGLFPNTHLIVGVCSDDLTHQFKGFTVMNEDERYDAVSHCRYVDEVVRNAPWTLTPEFLAEHRIDFVAHDDIPYSSAGSDDVYKHIKEAGMFAPTQRTEGISTSDIITRIVRDYDVYVRRNLQRGYTAKELNVSFINEKKYHLQERVDKVKRKVRDVEERSKEFVQKVEEKSIDLIQKWEEKSREFIGNFLQMFGPEGALKHMLKEGKGRMLQAISPRQSPNSSPTRDRSPSPTFRLPFFSKTSPPPSPPHHSAARGYTISEDEEDED is encoded by the exons ATGGAGGCTCACAGCTCAGAGCGACTGCTTtcaaggaagaggaggaaggagggatcCAATGGAGAGGCGGAGGAGGGAGAGCGGCCAGGGAAGGCCCCACGCCTCActgtg GGCCTGACAGACCCCGCCCCTTTCGCTGACCAGCTGGAGCCTGCAACCACACCCTACCAACGTGTCAGCATGGAGGAGGCGCAGAGAGGCACCCCAC tggATCGACCAGTGCGGGTGTATGCCGATGGGATCTTTGACCTGTTCCACTCAGGACACGCTCGTGCTCTGATGCAGGCCAAGGGGCTGttcccaaacacacacctcatCGTGGGCG TGTGCAGCGACGACCTGACGCACCAGTTCAAGGGCTTCACCGTCATGAACGAGGACGAGCGCTACGATGCGGTCAGCCACTGCCGCTACGTGGACGAAGTGGTGCGCAACGCACCCTGGACGCTCACGCCAGAGTTCCTCGCTGAACACCGG ATTGACTTTGTCGCCCACGATGATATCCCATACTCCTCTGCAGGGAGTGACGATGTTTACAAGCACATCAAGGAAGCGG GCATGTTTGCCCCCACCCAGCGAACAGAGGGCATCTCCAcctctgacatcatcacacGCATTGTCCGTGACTATGACGTATACGTACGACGCAACCTGCAGAGGGGCTATACTGCCAAGGAGCTCAATGTCAGCTTCATAAAT GAGAAGAAGTACCACCTGCAGGAGCGTGTGGACAAGGTGAAGCGTAAGGTGCGCGACGTGGAGGAGCGCTCTAAGGAGTTTGTGCagaaggtggaggagaagaGCATCGACCTCATCCAGAAGTGGGAGGAGAAATCCCGCGAGTTCATCGGCAACTTCCTGCAGATGTTTGGCccagagggggcgctg aAGCACATGCTGAAGGAGGGTAAGGGCCGGATGCTGCAGGCCATCAGCCCCCGGCAGAGCCCCAACAGCAGCCCGACGCGGgaccgctccccctcccccaccttccGCCTGCCCTTCTTCAGCaaaacctcccctcccccctcccccccgcaccaCAGTGCCGCCCGCGGGTACACCATCagcgaggacgaggaggacgaagactaa